AGTGTTTCCTCAAACACGGcttgccacaaatacatttggtgccacctgttCACCATAGCTCATACACCCATTATGATGGGACTGTCTGCGACTGTAGCATGTTgttacaactccgtacagtagatggcaccaCAACTCTGCTtcgtaacacacgcacacgcacctggtctgccagagaataagacgaCGCAGCAGGAGAGGTCAGCCTTGCCAACTGAGTAATTCAGACCTCCCCTAGCTCTTCTAGCAACACATCTGGCAtgtttttctggtcttattggacactttagGAGACTAAAATGGAAGCACGGatcgctcttctcaatgagcagcgGGTGCTTCTGTGGCCCCCCCAACTTATAAGCATTCACAGCTGGCtcagtcttgcttgtgacattaaaaaaaataatatatgaatTCAAATTtatgatttatatatatatttaaataaacatttataattacaatgaaataaaaataattaaaatagtgGTAAATGGTGAGGGGTTACCCTAAACCTTTTACTAAAATAACCCTTACcctaaatcaaataaataagacaaatttaAGGTGCTCAATTCACTCATATTGGGCACCTTGGGCGAACTTCTTTGCGATTCAAAGCATTACTGTTcaccaaatattaaattaatgCACGTCTGTACCAAACAATATGATTTCAACACAGCTAATTGTTATTTAGCATTTGCGGCTAACGTGTCATATGTGGTTTCACGTTCAAAACAACCATTGGCATTTACACCTTTTAAAGACACACATAGAGGTTAAACCACAAGATTAATGGCATGATTATTATATGATGGAATGCCAAAGAAATAACTGTCCAACTGGACATACACGCCCGAGGCTAACAACACAGCGTCACCTCTTCAGTCAATTCACAGCAAGCCGCCAGAGGCTATGCACTCTGTTGCTAGCTAACAGCGTTAGCTTCCTTTCGAGGTTCACTCACCCGAGTTGAGAGGTTGATAAAAGAAAGCGACGCCGCCGAAACGTAGAGACTCCAATGAATCTAACTGTAAGGTATCTCACAAAGATGTGAGCAATCCATGACGGTGGAAATAACAGTAATGGTAACGCTGCTGCCAATCATGTCACCCTGGTTAGCATCCTGTTATGATGGCACAAGGAGAGGTAATGGCTCCAAAAGCAGGGGACAGGGACACCCTGTGGAGGAAAAATGAACTACAGCGTGGTGTGCTATATCGTTTTGCCGTATTGCTTTCCTgcataaatatgactttattcccataatattacgagttacTCCTCATAATATAAAGACGTTACTGTCAATAAATTCTGAGGTATTTTATAAAATTACGCTTTTATCTTGGTCCACATTTCCCCCTTAgaagtatgactttatttcaataACATTGCAAACTTTGGTCTTATAAACTATGAGTTATGAATTTTCTTCTGCTTTACTACggatcatttttcctcattaaattataatgttttcctcataatattaccactcaTAAAATCAATGTTCCTGTTTTCtctcaatatactgtacatgtattgtGGTTGTAAAccatatcatgttttttcccTCTTAAATGGGCTTTAGTTCCTCCTAATTTTAGTTTTCCTTATAATTGTAATCCATTTGTTTTGGTATTTCTGGTCAAACTTTTCTCTTCCAAAATCATGGCATAATTTTCATGAATACCTACTACTTTTcactttgtaatattacaagtttcttttattattatgacttttttcctcattttatccCCATAAATTACgtgtttttctcatattaccactttattctcatcaaattctGTTATTGTGTGTTATTCTGTTTCCCCCGTGATAAtaatgtacatttattgttgtcatatttccataatattatttttgtttttttcattattttattaatcaatttattgaatttttttctgataaaactatgagtttttttaataatatcatGATTTAATTTTCTCTAACTAATTATCACgttgtaatatgacaaattgTTCTCATTTTATCCCCataaagacatgtttttttctcatattacggtACCACTTCATTGTCATCAAATCAGAGCTTCTTTCTGACcaaattattagtttttttttcctttttttttaccttatacatttattgttgtaatattacaactttttttccacataaatgaatattttttttctcactttgtcCGCACCATGtaccatttttctcataatttcttctcataatatgaccttttcctcGGTAATTCAACATTTCTTTCgcataatattaaaatgtagtattacaacttttccccctcataattatgactatatttgcataatattacgagttacttgtcataatattaggtgTAGTTTTCCCTCTTTTTCTCAGAATGATAATCCATTTATTTTGGCATTTCTGCTAAAACGATGACTTTTCTTTTGCAATATCATACTTTTCacgaataacttttttttttcctgtaattatCACTTTGTAATACCATTTTTGTTTCTAATTTTATCCccatattttttctcatacattacTACTTTGTCAAAATCAGATCTTTTTctgataaaattattattttcctggtcatattatacatttattgttgtcatattacaacttttttcacataaaCACTCCTTTTGTACTTTACTCCATATAATGAGGACTTGAttctcagttttttttctgggaatgtaaaatgtattccaataaattatgctttttattttttacaatattacaacatttatttatctatttttagtCAAATATTATGGCTTAATTTCTGTAAGTTACCATGTTGTCATCATGGCGactttctcctcataatatcaggacattttcacattttttcttatattacaactttattctggtataTTTGGAGGATAAAGCCTCCCAAGGCCCGTAAAGCGGTACACAATATGGGTCATCAGTGATTAATTTTAGACACACACAGAGGGCAGCTGTCATTGTCAGTCAACATTAGCCAGCATTGAAATGCATGAGAAAGTTCTTTAGCGATGGAGGAGAGTCCAAGTGTGAAAGACTTGCAGAAGGTTCTGTTTGGAGGCAAACGCTTTGGAAATCATGTGGATGAAGTTTGGCCCGGCCTGTTCCTTGGTGACATGTGAGTGCTGCTTTCAGGCCTCAACAAACACCACTACGTGTTCTTTTTGACACTTGCATCCGTGGTACGCAGGTCAGCAGCCAACGATCGCTACTGCGTGTGGAAGCTGGGAATCACGCACGTGGTGAACGCAGCGCACGGCAGCAAGTACAGTCAGGGCAGCAGACACTTCTACGGAGACGCCGTGGATTATTACGGCATGCCAGCCGAAGACTCGCCCACCTTTGACCTCTCGCCCTATTTCTATCCATGTGCAGAGTACATCCACAGCGCTCTTGGCACGTCCTGTGGTAAATACGACACTGTGGGGAATAACATCTTAGCCACTAATAGCCAGCTAGCAAGAAATCAGCTCTGATGTTCACTGATCTTGTCGTGTCGCTaggcagaattaaaaaaaacacaaaaaacatgtgGCTGATGTCCaaaaatgagaataaagccatagaattacaagacaaaaagttggacgaatgcatgaataaagttgtaatatttgagaAATGAATCATTTGTGTGATACAGTGCTTATATTATTAGAAGAAAATGATCATAATTCtaagaaaaactaaacttttaaTACTACCACGATAAAATTgcaatatgagaaaaataatacattttttactacaaaaaaatgatcatgtacaagaataaaatcacaatatgaGGAAAAGCTGTAATCCTACCACACCAAGGAGGTCAGTAgaaaaacattcaatttataAGAAAGAATTAAAGAATTAAGTTgtcatatgagaaaaaatatgaccaaaaaacCCCTCAAAACTCTCAGGGAATGAAGTCCTGATATGAGAAGAAACCTAtgatatggaaataaagttctACTTTTAGGAGGAAAAAACTCATTTATGAAAGCAAAGTCCTtacattatgagaagaaatgtgtaatattatgggaataaagtcacaattctaagaaaaaaacataatactaccacgataaagtcataataatatgcgGGAGGGAacatttcatgagaaaaaaaattcgcaatttacaagaatagtattgtactattatgagaaaaaaaaaaaagattataaaaATAAGCATCATTTTATAAAAGTtcaaattcaaagaaaaaaactttaactacatagaattttttttatcatatgcagaaaaaaatacatttttcgcaagaaaaaaaaatcctaatttaGAACAATGaaattgtgatattatgagaaaaagtcacgCAAAAAAAGTAGTGAGACTACCACACCAAAGGAGGGAAgatgaaaaacattttgagttggactaaaaacaacacaaaaaaataaactaacatttgcacattatgagaagaaacttgtaatattacaatttttttaacaagtatttctttatttttttaaagaaatgtaaTAGAATGAATAGCAATTACTGCTATAATATGTCTTTAGTGTGGCTAAATGACAATTGTACTTCATTAATAGCAGTACGACCCTCTTGTTGTTATGCAACAACCAAATTCTCATCAAATTCTGATTTTGTTTACGTAATATTAcagatttatttttgtaacttttacAGCATCTTTTGTCAATTTGGCTTCCATCGCTTGCGCTCATCAGCCACCCAGCTGTAATGTGATGTCTTTATCTTAGCTGGTGTTTTGGTCCACTGTGCTGTGGGGGTGAGCCGGTCAGCGTCCCTGGTGCTGGCGTACCTAATGATCTGGCACGGCTACACGCTGCTGGAGGCCATACGGAAGGTCAAAGAGCGCCGGTGGATTTTCCCCAATAAAGGATTCCTCAAGCAGCTTTGCCTTTTACAAGTCAAACTACAACAGTCTTAGCCATTACGTGAATACGGTATATATTTGTAAGCAATGCATGTCATCTGGTTGCATACATCAGGTACACTTTATCTCCTCCGTGCTGTACAGAATAAAAGCAAACTCCTGACGGATATTCTGCAGATCTTTAAGGAATCAATTGTGCTCTTGAATGGTGCATCTTGTGTAGAAAGtaaccatgcacacacacgtaaGCACTGAAGCACAGCTTCATTCACACAGTCAATCAATATCACACCTCAAGGCACTTATTGACGACACCGAATAACAGCTTTTCATCCTACAACAGCGGAAACTATAATACACTGGACACAGCATTAGGTACGCCTGcacatttaacaatatgttattatattgtgCTTATAATAGGTCATTAAAAAGAGGCAATTAAAAATACTCGGCAAAAGAAAAATTctctatatatatttatataatagaAAAGTGGCATATTAGAATTTCCTTCTCATGAAAAATCCCTCAACAATTATGACAACAAAGCCCATTTGTTTTTATGATGAGAAGAGGATGAAATCATAATTCTCAGAAAAGAGTTTTAATACTAACATGATAAAGTCAGGATAATATGCAGACAATTTCTCCAGGAAAAATCTCACaatcacaattttaaaaaatgttaaaagtgtgtgaataatatcaaatatgaaataaaataaaaataaatacaaattttaaaatggCATATTAAAATTTCTTTCTCATAAAAAACCCTCAACATTTATGAGAACCAAGTCATTCTTGTTTtaattatgacaagaaaattgTAATACTATCGAAAATAAGTCATAAtctaaagaaaataaagtttaatactGACAAAATAAATTGATATGTGGAaagtttggacaaaaaaaatcacaataaaaaaaCGTAAATATGTGAACAGTATCATCTAGGAAAtcaaatccatttttttaaaaactgaaaaatgccATCTTAGAATGTCCTAGctcataatagaacatgtttataagaataaagtactttttatgtttattatgaaatgaaaattgtaatattgtgtGAAATAAAAGTCTGAAttctaataaaaaagtttgaataCTAACACATTAAAGTCATGTTCATATGAAgaacattttgagaaaaaacttcacaatttacaaaaacaacaaacatatgtcaataatataaaatgttcataaataagtactgtacatttcggtgtataagatgctacttttttttctcaaactttgaaccctgcagctgaTACACGGGTGTGGCGAATGTATGgcttaaaaactacatttcccatgatgcctgGTGTGGCCATGTTCTCATctggtgacatctcctatacttcaggactactactaatcgtttaaatgtttaattagGAAAACGCTGTTACTAAGACAGTCcatcataagggcaaaaaaaaagttcagtaaaaatcaaccaaaaaaggcagagaagccaccattctctGCGTTTGCTCAGCCTGTCACTCTAGCTGAGTGGAGACGGTACGCACACACTGCAGTTTACAGCGAGCAAGAgcaagcacaatttatactaaaatcaacTGTAAagcattgttggatttggattattcaataaacaccacaaATATAGTGTctagattgcaaagcctgttatgttgaatgaaaacaaaaaggaggGGACATATTGGAATTGTGCAGCGATGGCGTTGTTGACACATACGTGGATCTGCCGGGCGGATCCACGCACGATGATGACTCTGGTGCCACTGTACCGTGGGTCTTATGAAGCCCACAGGATAACTCCAGCAGAAAtgtgtaatatccagcaatttgACAAGTGACCCCACATAAACCTTTCGCAATGCACATAGCGCCACAGGCTTACACGTCATATCGTAAATGTAGCGTCCCGTGAGTGCAACATAGTGGCTTAAATAGAAGAGGGAAGTGGGGGCGTGTCCAGTGACAGCAGTTGAGCAAAGCACCTGCTGGGGCAAATCACTCACAGCTGAGATCGGAAGGGGATCTAATCCATCCACGCCGGAGGATTTCAGTGAAAATGTGGGCCCTCAAAGGTAAAAAGGAGTACCTGACAGTGAAGGATCTGCAGAACATTCTGGACTCGTGTAAACTGCATTTGAGTCAGATAGATGAGGTGTGGCCTAACATTTACATAGGCAACGTGTAAGTATGCTACTTATTTGAGCTTGTTGGCTCATTTTAAAACCAGGCTGTGACCTCTGATCTTCTCTGTTTCTCTGCCAGGACAGTTGCCCAGACCAAGACAGCCTTGGTCCAGTTGGGAATAACTCACGTGTTGAACGCCGCTCACTCCAAGAAAGGCAGCATTGGGAATCAGGGCTTCTACGGCAAGGACTTTGAGTATTGCGGCATTCCGGCAGAGGACTCCACGCATTTTGACCTGGATGTTTACTTCCGACCCGCCGCCGATTTCATCCACAAGGGCCTCAAGGCACCCCATGGTAGCATCCCTCTCCTATCCTTAAACTGATTTATTTTCAGTTTTGATTggtttatatcaggggtgtccaaagtgcagcccggggggggggggcatttgcagaccctggctgttttttattggccagcgaaaaaaatggaaaaatcagcagtaatttgacaagaataaagccataatattaaaagacaaaagttgtaatctaacaagaaaagtcataattttatgagaataatgtcataatataattaggaaaaaaaaccctgcaaaaatggggaagaccattttttaaatgtcttgaaatataaataactttttaGCTCATCTACATGtcttggtttaaaaaatatcaaagtggccattTTTCACTGTATGGCCTTTGCTGGAAAAAAATTGGACACGGATAcggtgttcccttgtttatcgcggggggataggttcccaaaataaacCGCAATAAGTGGattccgtgaagtagccaaatGTATTCGTTTGCAATtattaaggctgtaaaagccctcatcatgcacttttctcagacaggcacacattttctcacatttctctcttgtttaccACAAAttccgtttgaattttaatgatcaatctctaGGATgcaagaaatgatgaagtgacttaccgtattcactcctctgacgtgCCTCGTCCCAGCGCTGTTCGACCATAGCCTTtgtgtatccttgttaaaacatattgctcctgttgtagtattttactcctcctcgtagtcctccatgaaccaaagattcatttacagtattctatAAATGGCGCCCTAGCGATCATACAGCTATGATCGCTCGCAAACAGGAAACGCGGCGGCGGTGCACAAGAAATTGATTGGccatcagaacgcagaacacaatgggcgggttctcccttggccaatcaggactgttgtggctttaTATTTAGCTAGCTGAGGTGGAGGGATGACATCTTTACACCAGCGGCacatgtcttcaactctcacatgagtatacaacaccctctactggtagcagtagtaaatacaataacagacacatacaacagaacACCGATAGGTAGCTCTattacaccacaaggacgcacaacacaatgcaTGTTCCTacgcttataaaaaaaaatatgcaaaattgcacttaaacgCAAAACAGCGAATCAGCTGGAGATGTAGTGACGGAACACTGGACACACACCCGAGCGCACCTGTTTTCAACTACGAGTCCCAGATTGCTCTGCGTTCACAGTCCATGACCGCTGCCTTCCCTCTTTGCTGCTGAAAAACACTCtggaatattttatttaaaaaataaaaataaaaattgaaagATTATAGACATATTTTATGAATTTCTTGAATATATTTTGaggtttaaaatattttaaagtcTTAAAATTATAAAAGGAAACACATAACTCTATCATAACGTTAGAATTCATGTAATAAGGGaggaaaaattattattaaaaaaaacataagaataaaattgcaatatGAAGAACTACCAAATTGTTAATCATTTTTGAGAAAAACTCAACTTTAGAATGaatttatcattttaaaacatttttttttagaaacattttcaataattttagaaaaaaatatgagaCAAAACTCCTAATACTATGGGATAATGATATGAtcaatcaaatattttttttgaaaataaaaaaaattcagagaataaagctgcaatattatgagaaaaaaatgtaaaaagggcaaataaaaaaaaatggaatggaaaaattTTGTTAACttaaaatgatcttttttttacaaatgaatGCACCAATGTGCTGTCCAGCATGACTTGCTCATGTCCTCcacaattaaaaagaaaaaagaccttACCTTGCAGAATTTGAGTCTATGGAAGGAGCAACAATCCTTTCAATGATGAGGACACCATCAGGTTGGGTCTGCAAAATGAAACTTCAGTGACCAATTGCAGCCATCATTTTAtccaggaacaaaaaaaaaaaaaaacacagtgtgaGGACGGAGACAGGGGTCAGCGCTCACACACTGatgatattaatattaatattaatacaagCCGAGTCATCCCTCCTAATTATAAGTCTGATGGCCACATCCCGTCTGCTCCTCCTCAGGGAAAGTGCTGGTGCACTGCATCATGGGAATGAGTCGCTCGTCCACCTTGGTGCTGGCCTACCTGATGATCTACCAGCACCTGCCGCTGGAGCAGGCTCTGCACAGGCTGGTGAAGAAGAGAGCCATCTACCCCAACAGGAACTTCCTGGCCCTGTTGCTGGACCTGGACTTGCAGCTGgccaggaagaagaagaaggagaacaaGTGTCAAATCTTATGACAATATAATGCCTatttattagataaatattatatatatatatatatatatatatatatatatgtatcatTAGATAAATATTAGATATGTTTTAGATATGTACTTGATATAATACAATATCTAtgtactacatactgtatctcttaAACTGTTGtctgtttatatgtgccctgtgattggctggcgaccagtccagggtgtaccccgcctctcgcccgaagtcagctgggataggctccagcataccgccgcaaccctagtgaagataagcggcatagaaaaaggacg
This sequence is a window from Dunckerocampus dactyliophorus isolate RoL2022-P2 chromosome 2, RoL_Ddac_1.1, whole genome shotgun sequence. Protein-coding genes within it:
- the LOC129177122 gene encoding dual specificity protein phosphatase 13-like — encoded protein: MEESPSVKDLQKVLFGGKRFGNHVDEVWPGLFLGDMSAANDRYCVWKLGITHVVNAAHGSKYSQGSRHFYGDAVDYYGMPAEDSPTFDLSPYFYPCAEYIHSALGTSCAGVLVHCAVGVSRSASLVLAYLMIWHGYTLLEAIRKVKERRWIFPNKGFLKQLCLLQVKLQQS
- the LOC129177138 gene encoding dual specificity protein phosphatase 13-like, which codes for MWALKGKKEYLTVKDLQNILDSCKLHLSQIDEVWPNIYIGNVTVAQTKTALVQLGITHVLNAAHSKKGSIGNQGFYGKDFEYCGIPAEDSTHFDLDVYFRPAADFIHKGLKAPHGKVLVHCIMGMSRSSTLVLAYLMIYQHLPLEQALHRLVKKRAIYPNRNFLALLLDLDLQLARKKKKENKCQIL